Below is a genomic region from Citrobacter europaeus.
CGCGATGTCTCGTCATGAACGTACGCTGAATCTGACCTCTCTGTATCGCGGCGTCACCCCGGTTCACTTTGACAGCGAAACAGATGGCGTCGTTGCCGCCAATGAAGCAGTGAACCTGCTGCGAGATAAAGGCTATCTGGTTTCCGGCGACCTGGTGATTGTGACCCAGGGCGATGTGATGAGCACCGTTGGCTCAACCAACACCACGCGTATTCTGACCGTCGAGTAACGCCAACGTTTGATGTAAAAAAGCCTCTCGTTTGAGAGGCTTTTTTTTATTTCTTCGGATAGAGATCTTTACGCTTATAGGGCTCAATTTCACCAGGCTTACGCGTCTTAAGCAGTTTCAGAATCCAGGTGTATTGCTCAAGGTGCGGCGTCACAAAGATTTCCACCTCTTCGTTCATTCGTCTGGCAATGGTGTGGTCATCCGCCGTCAGGATGTCATCCATCGGAGGACGGACCTGAATCGTCAGACGGTGCGTTTTCCCATCATAGACCGGGAACAGCGGTACCACGCGGGCGTGACAGACCTTCATCAGACGACCTATCGCCGGTAACGTTGCTTTATAGGTAGCAAAAAAATCGACAAACTCACTGTGCTCAGGACCATGGTCCTGATCCGGCAGGTAGTATCCCCAATATCCCTGACGGACAGACTGAATAAACGGTTTGATGCCGTCATTACGCGCATGTAATCGACCACCGAAACGACGGCGCACCGTGTTCCACACATAATCGAATACCGGGTTCCCCTGATTGTGGAACATCGCTGCCATTTTCTGTCCCTGGGAAGCCATCAACATCGCCGGGATATCTACGCCCCAGCCATGAGGAACGAGAAAAATCACTTTTTCATCGTTGCGACGCATCTCTTCGATGATTTCCAGACCCTGCCAGTCAACCCGGTTCTGAATTTTTTCCGGACCACGTATGGCGAGTTCCGCCATCATCACCATTGCCTGAGGCGCAGTCGCAAACATGTCATCGACAATGGCTTCGCGCTCAGCTTCGCTACGTTCAGGAAAACACAGGGATAAATTGATCAGCGCTCTGCGACGTGAGCTTTTGCCCAATCGTCCGGCCAGGCGTCCGAGCTTTGCCAGAACAGGATCGCGAAATGATGCCGGCGTTAACGCAATCCCTGCTATCGCCGCCACGCCCAGCCAGGCGCCCCAGTAGCGCGGATAGCGAAATGATTTATCAAACTCAGGGATATACTCAATATTCTTTTTTTTCGTTTCCATGCTCTTCCAGTGTCTGGTGCGGCGAAAAGTAGATCTGCTGATAGTGTAGCGGCGCACGATGCGCCGTACAAAATAAAAAAGCCGGCACGCATAGCGTACCGGCTTTATCAGTGTACTAATTAATCAAAACGTAGCTGAGGCATAACTTCTTTCACCTGCGCCAGGTAATCGGTGCGATCCGAGCCGGTCAGACCTTCTGTGCGCGGCAGTTTCGCCGTCAGAGGGTTAACAGCCTGCTGGTTGATCCATACTTCGTAATGTAAATGCGGCCCCGTTGAACGACCGGTATTGCCTGAAAGCGCGATACGATCGCCACGTTTCACTTTTTGTCCTGGTTTGACCAACAGCTTACGCAGGTGCATATAACGCGTGGTGTAGGTGCGACCATGACGTACCGCAACATAGTATCCGGCTGCGCCGCTGCGCTTCGCTACCACTACTTCGCCATCCCCCACCGACAACACCGGCGTGCCTTGCGGCATCGCAAAGTCGACACCTTTGTGCGGCGCAACGCGTCCGGTCACCGGGTTCAGGCGACGCGGATTAAAGTTTGAGGAGATACGGAACTGCTTCGCCGTCGGGAAACGCATAAAGCCTTTCGCCAGCCCGGTACCGTTACGGTCATAGAACTTACCATCTTCAGCACGGATGGCGTAATAGTCTTTGCCCTCAGAGCGCAAACGTACGCCCAGCAGTTGGCTTTGCTCACGCTTGCCGTCCAGCATTTCGCGAGACATCAGCACCGAGAACTCATCGCCCTTCTTCAGTTTGCGGAAATCCATCTGCCACTGCATGGCCTTAATCACCGCGCTGATTTCAGAGCTGGTGAGTCCGGCTTCTTTGGCGCTGGCGACGAAGCTTCCGCCCACGGTGCCTTTGATTCGGCTGTTAACCCAATCGCCCTGCTGCATTTCGCTGCTCATCTTGAAACCCGTCGCGGTGCGATCGTAAGTACGGGTTTCACGGCGAGACACTTCCCAGGTCAGGCGCTGCAGGTCACCTTCCGCGCTTAACGTCCAGGAAAGTTGCTGACCAATTTTCAGGTTACGCAGTTCCTTATCGGAAGCAGCGAGCTGGCTGATATCGCCCATATCGATGCCGTACTGATTGAGAATACTGCTCAGCGTATCGCCCGTGGAGACGACATATTCATGCACGCCAGCCTCACCAGACGTTTTGTCATCCAGTTCATCCTGTGGGATAGCTTCGTCTTCCTGAGCGGCCTGATCGATAGGTTCGCTGGCCTCTGGCAACAGTGAACGAATCTCGCTTTTTTCCAGCTCGATAGTTTTAACGATAGGTGCGGAATCGGGATGGTAAACATAAGGCCGCCAGACGGCGACGGCCAATGTCAGTACGGTAAGCGACCCCAACATAACGCGATGGGGTCGCGGCAGATTATTAAATGCCAGAGCGACAGAGCGGGCTATCTGTTGCACGTATTCACTTCCTCATTAATCTCCTTTCAGGCAGCTCGCATACTGGTTGGCTAATTGGTTTAAAAACGCTGAATAGCTTGTTTTACCCAGTTTGATATTCGTACCGAGCGGATCCAACGTTCCCATTCGAACGGATGTCCCTCTCGCGACGGCTTCAACGACCGCTGGCCTGAACTGTGGCTCAGCAAAAACGCAGGTTGCTTTTTGCTCAACCAACTGTGTTCTTATTTCATGTAAACGCTGCGCACCAGGTTGAATCTCAGGGTTCACGGTAAAGTGACCAAGCGGTGTTAGTCCGTAGTG
It encodes:
- the mepM gene encoding murein DD-endopeptidase MepM, which gives rise to MQQIARSVALAFNNLPRPHRVMLGSLTVLTLAVAVWRPYVYHPDSAPIVKTIELEKSEIRSLLPEASEPIDQAAQEDEAIPQDELDDKTSGEAGVHEYVVSTGDTLSSILNQYGIDMGDISQLAASDKELRNLKIGQQLSWTLSAEGDLQRLTWEVSRRETRTYDRTATGFKMSSEMQQGDWVNSRIKGTVGGSFVASAKEAGLTSSEISAVIKAMQWQMDFRKLKKGDEFSVLMSREMLDGKREQSQLLGVRLRSEGKDYYAIRAEDGKFYDRNGTGLAKGFMRFPTAKQFRISSNFNPRRLNPVTGRVAPHKGVDFAMPQGTPVLSVGDGEVVVAKRSGAAGYYVAVRHGRTYTTRYMHLRKLLVKPGQKVKRGDRIALSGNTGRSTGPHLHYEVWINQQAVNPLTAKLPRTEGLTGSDRTDYLAQVKEVMPQLRFD
- the lpxM gene encoding lauroyl-Kdo(2)-lipid IV(A) myristoyltransferase (LpxM is lauroyl-Kdo(2)-lipid IV(A) myristoyltransferase, an enzyme characterized in Escherichia coli and involved in biosynthesis of the form of lipid A found in that species and some closely related species.) gives rise to the protein METKKKNIEYIPEFDKSFRYPRYWGAWLGVAAIAGIALTPASFRDPVLAKLGRLAGRLGKSSRRRALINLSLCFPERSEAEREAIVDDMFATAPQAMVMMAELAIRGPEKIQNRVDWQGLEIIEEMRRNDEKVIFLVPHGWGVDIPAMLMASQGQKMAAMFHNQGNPVFDYVWNTVRRRFGGRLHARNDGIKPFIQSVRQGYWGYYLPDQDHGPEHSEFVDFFATYKATLPAIGRLMKVCHARVVPLFPVYDGKTHRLTIQVRPPMDDILTADDHTIARRMNEEVEIFVTPHLEQYTWILKLLKTRKPGEIEPYKRKDLYPKK